One Ignavibacteria bacterium DNA segment encodes these proteins:
- the ftsH gene encoding ATP-dependent zinc metalloprotease FtsH, whose amino-acid sequence MAQTNKDNKNEDFNWNRVFKIVLGWSAILVGFFLIMIYTKSGDPKTNEVTFDQYQKLLTEQKIESAVIKKSENNYEFIGKLKAPETLTINGKQLTVDRISLYLPYTNTDEAVIKSWKDNIPTYSFEKNDGGWLTPVLSALPWILIIAFWIIIMRRMQNGGGGGTKGIFSFGKSKAKMMSGTQMKVTFADVAGADEAKQELSEIIEFLKSPGKFQKLGGKIPRGVLLLGPPGTGKTLLARAVAGEAGVPFFSISGADFVEMFVGVGASRVRDLFDQGKKNAPCIIFIDEIDAVGRHRGAGLGGGHDEREQTLNQLLIEMDGFEQNSGVIIIAATNRPDILDPALLRPGRFDRQVVVDRPDVKGREGILKVHTRKIPLSNDIKIDTIAKGTPGFSGADLANLVNEAALLAARRNSDVVTMKDLENAKDKVMMGTERRSLIISEKEKKTTAYHEAGHVLVAKYTPEADPVHKVTIIPRGRALGVTTYLPMDEKHTYSKEYLEAMITYAMGGRAAEKLVFNEYTTGASNDIERATSLARKMVCEFGMSEKLGPITYGNKQEEVFLGKELHEHKNYSETTQILIDDEVKKIVQSCMDRAIKVLTENIDVLHRLSLVLLDREILDSDEIDKVMKGEELPPVEKETDNNGSVKDTAEIAGTVKPPAETPAAVNN is encoded by the coding sequence ATGGCACAAACGAATAAAGATAATAAAAACGAAGATTTTAATTGGAACAGAGTATTTAAAATTGTACTTGGATGGTCAGCTATTCTTGTTGGATTTTTTCTGATAATGATTTATACAAAAAGCGGTGATCCAAAAACTAATGAAGTTACGTTCGACCAATACCAAAAACTTTTAACAGAACAGAAAATTGAATCGGCTGTAATTAAAAAATCAGAAAATAATTATGAGTTTATAGGTAAACTTAAAGCCCCCGAAACTTTAACAATAAACGGAAAACAGCTTACAGTTGACAGAATTTCACTCTATCTTCCTTACACAAACACTGACGAAGCAGTAATTAAATCATGGAAAGACAACATACCTACCTATTCATTTGAAAAGAATGATGGTGGGTGGTTAACTCCCGTTCTTAGTGCTTTACCTTGGATTCTTATAATCGCTTTCTGGATTATCATTATGAGACGTATGCAGAACGGAGGCGGAGGTGGTACCAAAGGTATTTTCTCATTTGGTAAGTCGAAAGCAAAAATGATGTCAGGCACTCAGATGAAGGTCACATTTGCAGACGTTGCTGGTGCCGATGAAGCCAAACAAGAACTATCAGAAATCATCGAGTTCTTAAAAAGTCCGGGAAAATTTCAGAAACTCGGAGGTAAAATACCGCGCGGGGTTCTTTTACTCGGTCCCCCTGGAACAGGGAAAACTCTTCTTGCACGTGCTGTCGCAGGTGAAGCAGGTGTCCCCTTCTTCTCAATCAGCGGTGCCGACTTTGTTGAAATGTTTGTCGGTGTTGGTGCTTCTCGAGTTCGTGACCTGTTCGACCAGGGTAAAAAGAATGCACCTTGTATAATTTTTATTGATGAAATAGATGCAGTTGGAAGGCATAGAGGTGCTGGTCTCGGCGGCGGTCATGATGAACGTGAACAGACTTTAAATCAGCTTCTTATTGAAATGGATGGCTTCGAACAGAACAGCGGTGTTATTATTATTGCTGCTACTAACAGACCCGATATTCTCGACCCCGCTTTACTCAGACCGGGAAGGTTTGACAGACAGGTCGTTGTCGATAGACCGGACGTCAAAGGACGCGAAGGCATTCTTAAAGTCCATACAAGAAAAATTCCTCTGTCTAACGATATTAAAATTGATACTATAGCAAAAGGTACTCCGGGCTTCTCTGGGGCAGATCTTGCCAACCTTGTTAACGAAGCCGCCCTGCTTGCAGCAAGAAGAAATTCCGATGTTGTTACTATGAAAGACCTTGAAAATGCTAAAGATAAAGTCATGATGGGTACCGAAAGAAGAAGTCTCATAATCTCAGAAAAAGAAAAGAAAACTACAGCGTATCATGAAGCAGGTCACGTTCTGGTTGCAAAATATACACCTGAAGCTGACCCTGTTCATAAGGTTACTATCATTCCTCGCGGAAGAGCTCTTGGTGTTACAACATATCTCCCGATGGACGAAAAGCATACATACTCAAAGGAATACCTTGAAGCGATGATTACTTATGCTATGGGTGGTCGTGCGGCGGAAAAACTTGTTTTCAATGAATATACAACAGGGGCAAGTAACGATATTGAAAGAGCTACTTCACTCGCAAGAAAAATGGTGTGTGAATTTGGTATGAGTGAAAAACTCGGTCCTATAACATACGGTAACAAACAGGAAGAAGTATTCCTCGGTAAAGAACTACATGAACACAAGAATTACAGCGAAACTACTCAGATTTTAATAGATGATGAAGTAAAGAAAATTGTTCAATCGTGTATGGATAGAGCCATAAAAGTTTTAACTGAAAATATCGATGTCCTGCACAGGTTATCTCTCGTCTTGCTCGATAGAGAAATACTTGATTCAGATGAGATTGACAAGGTGATGAAGGGTGAAGAACTCCCGCCTGTCGAAAAAGAGACTGATAATAACGGTTCTGTAAAGGATACTGCTGAGATAGCGGGTACTGTGAAACCACCTGCTGAAACACCCGCAGCAGTTAATAACTAA
- a CDS encoding T9SS type A sorting domain-containing protein has translation MKRILFTSFILSLMLIAVTANAQYLSETFESSWTGNPEAPSGWTQSRVVLIGNGIPDGISTTSGEKDWQRNENTGTATWSLTPSTPGTVPNAAVSGTGVAWMQTRDFGGSSQNWGSRRLESPTVNLTSSTSPYVRLWMYSADGSSTINFKIMASSDGGSNWKVLQQIPSNFGQTAVNSATPWERITVAIPSDLRTANMKIGLEISSVWGTNNLFIDDVIIEEYTPTTITSIATGNWNSTSTWSGGVIPTSDNNVVIDAAHTVTSNVNIARMQNLTVNGTMNYSSSTLTLLNQIFGNLTVNSGGTYNSFFSTTGKRTYLTGNLNNAGTINFGISAVSTSEAALVWLGFGNATFTNTGTISFSKINTIWHAKDGQITYNSPVTITTRAVFALGTVNPNSNLTLGNSSAATTMTIERLRGSLTSAPAFGSGVTRNHLYNDGTGVTNLLTNNVGPCNRMNTVPGVEVEDLSGTNTVTGTLTINTHGNVELAYPLNVGTATTGSMTLTRGIFITTPVNILRLSSFFTPPSGVDASKVTPPTTHGSYISGPVRIDFPTTTSTRNFPLGSGTNYNDSVPTSNIRKLVSLATTTAWTSGTSITGSITGKPSGSFVAGDSSTTVTGTRSYYFDLNGGSDIPTTATIAMIFDNYDYGNGAGSDSLLGSQNNIRIIQSSALTGTWSSRTNASGSGSIVANTNYTRTSPTVAPGPIGPLATNGGYFAWGTSALSNDAGISLISPSGTSFYANGTTNIPMTGKIVNNGISVTTTSISVTRKIIGTAYSDTKTVPAGLAPSATSDINFADFTGFTIGATYTIKDSLYFVGDAISSNDTLSATFTPQFAKTTLVIYGTDTRSRDSLTAHINVIGLPISEFDFLASLPTISLRNWRSVIYLIPSGGTWTSVIRDSLKSFLDNANDPVDKKTLLIFGNDIGYNNDPRRNVSAASADTTFYRQYLRAQYWSDDWVDNFPLTDSTVKGTGSFASLTNQRVNDPYPDCITPAYWNQGAGTLTSAFIPITESGDGDSCVAVSYVGTYYNVFYGSNTYSSYKATDDLDAPTGMLFQTINTWVNNTSGVLPVSLSSFTSSVNKNSVELKWKTSSEINNLGFDIERKSMNDAAWKKVANIKGAGNSNTEKSYSYNDANLQTGKYSYRIKQIDFNGNYKYYDLQGEVFVGVPLKYDLSQNYPNPFNPVTKINFELPNDSKVSLVIYDVTGREIMRLVNNEVRQAGYHTVVINGSTLSSGIYFYRMNAEGNGKNFNMTKKMALVK, from the coding sequence ATGAAAAGAATTTTATTCACTTCATTCATTCTAAGTTTGATGCTGATTGCTGTCACAGCAAACGCTCAGTATCTTTCCGAAACATTTGAATCATCTTGGACTGGAAATCCTGAAGCACCTTCAGGTTGGACACAGTCTCGTGTTGTACTTATTGGTAACGGTATTCCGGACGGCATTAGTACTACATCAGGTGAAAAAGACTGGCAGAGAAACGAAAATACCGGTACTGCCACATGGTCATTGACTCCATCTACTCCCGGTACTGTTCCTAATGCAGCAGTTTCGGGTACAGGTGTCGCCTGGATGCAAACAAGGGATTTTGGAGGTTCATCACAAAACTGGGGTTCAAGAAGGTTGGAATCCCCAACAGTAAATCTTACATCGTCAACCAGCCCTTATGTTAGATTATGGATGTATTCGGCAGACGGGAGTTCAACGATTAATTTTAAAATAATGGCGTCAAGCGACGGAGGCTCTAACTGGAAAGTACTTCAGCAGATTCCGTCTAACTTTGGACAAACAGCAGTAAATTCAGCTACTCCGTGGGAAAGAATTACTGTTGCAATTCCTTCCGATCTCAGGACTGCTAACATGAAAATTGGTCTGGAAATTAGTTCTGTATGGGGAACTAACAATCTCTTTATTGATGATGTTATAATCGAGGAATATACACCAACAACTATAACTTCTATTGCAACTGGAAATTGGAATTCTACATCAACCTGGTCGGGCGGTGTAATACCGACTTCTGATAACAATGTGGTTATAGATGCAGCACACACTGTTACTTCGAACGTAAATATTGCCAGAATGCAAAACCTTACAGTTAATGGTACTATGAATTACAGTTCCTCCACATTAACACTATTGAATCAGATATTTGGTAATTTAACTGTAAATTCAGGCGGTACGTATAATTCCTTTTTCAGCACTACAGGCAAACGTACGTACCTAACCGGAAACTTAAATAATGCAGGTACTATTAATTTTGGTATATCAGCAGTATCTACTTCAGAAGCTGCATTAGTCTGGCTTGGATTCGGAAATGCTACATTTACCAACACAGGTACAATTTCTTTCTCAAAGATAAATACTATTTGGCATGCTAAGGACGGCCAGATTACTTATAATTCTCCTGTTACTATTACTACAAGAGCAGTATTTGCGCTTGGTACCGTTAATCCAAACTCAAATTTAACGTTAGGAAATTCATCTGCTGCTACTACGATGACAATTGAACGTTTAAGAGGGTCATTAACATCTGCTCCCGCCTTCGGTTCAGGAGTTACGAGAAATCATTTGTACAATGACGGTACAGGTGTAACTAATCTACTAACAAATAATGTTGGACCATGCAACAGAATGAATACGGTTCCCGGTGTTGAAGTTGAAGATTTATCAGGTACAAATACTGTTACAGGGACTCTTACAATTAATACTCATGGTAATGTTGAACTTGCCTATCCTTTAAACGTTGGTACGGCAACTACTGGTAGTATGACTTTAACAAGAGGTATTTTTATTACTACTCCTGTTAATATATTAAGATTATCATCTTTTTTTACACCTCCGTCAGGTGTGGATGCTAGTAAGGTAACACCACCGACAACTCATGGCAGCTATATCTCGGGTCCTGTAAGAATTGATTTTCCAACTACTACTTCTACCAGAAACTTCCCTCTCGGAAGCGGTACAAATTATAACGATTCTGTTCCTACTTCAAATATAAGAAAACTTGTTTCTTTAGCTACAACAACTGCTTGGACATCCGGAACTTCAATTACGGGTTCCATAACAGGAAAACCATCCGGCTCTTTTGTAGCGGGTGATTCTTCCACAACAGTTACAGGCACCAGAAGTTATTACTTTGATTTGAACGGCGGATCTGATATTCCGACTACTGCTACTATTGCTATGATATTTGACAATTATGATTACGGAAACGGCGCAGGCAGTGATAGCCTTCTCGGCTCGCAGAACAATATTCGTATTATTCAATCTTCAGCATTGACGGGGACATGGTCTTCCAGAACAAATGCAAGCGGTTCCGGCTCGATTGTTGCTAACACAAACTACACAAGGACATCTCCGACTGTTGCTCCCGGACCCATTGGTCCTCTTGCAACAAACGGAGGTTATTTTGCTTGGGGAACTTCAGCTCTTTCAAACGATGCTGGAATTTCATTAATTTCACCCTCAGGTACATCTTTCTATGCAAACGGAACCACAAATATTCCAATGACAGGTAAAATTGTTAACAATGGAATTTCTGTAACAACGACTTCTATATCAGTAACAAGAAAAATAATTGGAACAGCTTATTCTGATACAAAAACAGTTCCGGCAGGATTAGCCCCAAGTGCAACTTCTGATATAAACTTCGCTGATTTTACTGGATTCACAATCGGTGCAACTTATACTATTAAGGATTCTCTTTATTTTGTTGGCGATGCTATTTCCTCAAACGATACACTTTCAGCAACCTTTACTCCTCAATTTGCTAAAACAACATTGGTCATATATGGTACTGATACAAGAAGCAGGGATTCATTAACTGCTCATATTAACGTAATCGGCTTACCGATAAGTGAATTCGATTTCTTAGCATCACTGCCAACCATTAGTTTACGCAACTGGAGAAGTGTTATTTATCTTATTCCGTCTGGCGGAACATGGACAAGTGTAATTAGAGATTCTTTAAAGTCATTTCTTGATAATGCAAATGACCCCGTTGATAAAAAAACTTTGTTAATATTTGGAAATGACATCGGTTATAACAACGACCCCAGAAGAAATGTTTCCGCAGCTTCTGCTGATACAACCTTCTACAGACAGTATTTAAGAGCTCAATATTGGTCTGATGATTGGGTAGATAATTTTCCTCTAACAGATAGTACTGTTAAAGGAACAGGATCTTTTGCTTCTCTTACAAATCAAAGAGTAAACGACCCTTATCCCGATTGTATTACGCCCGCATATTGGAACCAGGGAGCGGGTACACTGACCAGTGCTTTTATTCCGATAACAGAATCAGGTGACGGTGATTCATGCGTGGCTGTATCATACGTCGGTACATATTACAACGTATTTTACGGTTCTAATACATATTCTAGTTATAAAGCAACCGACGACTTGGATGCTCCGACTGGTATGCTATTTCAGACTATAAATACATGGGTTAATAATACATCAGGTGTTTTACCGGTTTCTCTTTCATCTTTCACGTCATCGGTTAACAAAAACTCTGTAGAATTGAAATGGAAAACCTCAAGTGAAATTAATAACTTGGGTTTTGACATTGAAAGAAAATCGATGAACGATGCTGCTTGGAAAAAAGTTGCCAATATAAAAGGGGCTGGTAATTCAAACACTGAAAAAAGTTATTCATATAATGATGCGAATTTACAAACAGGTAAATACAGTTACAGGATAAAGCAAATTGATTTTAATGGAAATTACAAGTATTATGACCTGCAAGGTGAAGTATTTGTCGGTGTTCCTTTAAAATACGACCTCAGTCAAAACTATCCGAACCCGTTTAATCCTGTTACGAAGATTAACTTCGAACTGCCGAATGACAGTAAAGTTTCGTTGGTTATTTACGATGTAACCGGAAGGGAAATAATGCGACTTGTGAATAATGAAGTTAGACAAGCTGGATATCATACTGTTGTTATCAACGGTAGTACTCTATCAAGCGGTATTTATTTTTACAGAATGAACGCAGAAGGCAACGGAAAGAATTTTAACATGACTAAAAAAATGGCACTCGTGAAATAA
- the ychF gene encoding redox-regulated ATPase YchF — protein MALRCGIVGLPNVGKSTLFNALTESQNAEASNYPFCTIEPNVGTIIVPDKRIVELVKIFNPKKIVPSTIEFVDIAGLVKGASKGEGLGNQFLSHIREVEVIIHIVRCFEDNNIIHVSNKIDPKDDIEIIETELILKDLETIDKRLEKSGKSLRVGDKRVAREVELLNGLKEHFNTGRLAKYYIEKLSHEDQQIMREMQLLTDKPVIYVANVNEDEITGNQYTNIVQRIAQKEDAKFLVLSVKIESEIAALDTIDERNEFLQDLGISESGLHRLIHESYAQLGLITFFTAGDKEVHSWTIEKGLKAPQSAGKIHTDFEKGFIRAEVIKYKDMVEYKSEAAVKDKGLMKVEGKEYIVEDGDIMFFRFNT, from the coding sequence ATGGCTTTAAGATGTGGTATTGTTGGATTACCAAATGTTGGAAAATCAACATTATTCAACGCTCTCACGGAATCTCAGAATGCTGAGGCTTCTAACTATCCTTTTTGTACAATAGAACCAAATGTAGGTACTATCATCGTACCCGATAAAAGAATAGTCGAATTGGTTAAAATATTTAATCCAAAGAAAATTGTCCCTAGTACGATTGAGTTCGTTGATATTGCTGGACTCGTAAAAGGTGCATCAAAAGGTGAAGGACTTGGAAACCAGTTTCTGTCTCACATTCGTGAAGTTGAGGTTATAATACATATCGTTCGCTGTTTCGAAGATAATAATATCATACATGTTAGCAATAAAATCGACCCTAAAGATGACATTGAAATCATTGAGACCGAATTAATTCTTAAAGACCTCGAGACTATTGATAAACGTCTTGAAAAATCCGGAAAGAGTCTGAGAGTAGGAGATAAAAGAGTTGCAAGAGAAGTTGAACTACTAAATGGTTTAAAAGAACATTTCAATACTGGAAGACTCGCTAAGTACTATATCGAAAAACTTTCCCATGAAGATCAGCAGATAATGAGAGAAATGCAGCTTCTTACCGATAAACCGGTTATTTATGTTGCAAATGTTAACGAAGATGAAATTACTGGAAATCAATATACAAATATCGTCCAAAGAATTGCACAAAAAGAAGATGCTAAGTTCTTAGTCCTCTCAGTAAAAATCGAGTCTGAAATTGCGGCATTGGATACTATCGATGAACGAAATGAATTCTTACAGGATCTCGGCATTTCAGAATCCGGTCTTCACAGACTGATTCATGAAAGCTATGCACAGCTTGGTTTGATTACTTTCTTCACCGCTGGCGATAAAGAAGTACATTCCTGGACCATCGAAAAAGGACTTAAAGCCCCTCAGTCTGCTGGAAAAATTCACACCGACTTTGAAAAAGGATTTATTCGTGCTGAAGTTATAAAGTATAAAGACATGGTTGAGTATAAATCTGAAGCAGCTGTGAAAGATAAAGGATTAATGAAAGTTGAAGGCAAGGAATATATAGTTGAAGACGGTGATATTATGTTTTTTAGGTTTAACACTTAG
- the rpsU gene encoding 30S ribosomal protein S21 gives MIKVIIQDTESLDKALKRFKKKYEKAGILKEFRRRQFFVKPSVEKKMNKERAIRKSKRIVEEENT, from the coding sequence TTGATTAAAGTAATTATTCAGGATACAGAGTCTCTTGATAAAGCTCTTAAAAGATTCAAGAAGAAATATGAAAAAGCCGGGATACTTAAAGAATTCAGGAGAAGACAGTTCTTCGTCAAACCTTCTGTTGAGAAGAAGATGAACAAGGAACGTGCTATCAGGAAATCAAAGAGAATTGTAGAAGAGGAAAATACTTAA
- a CDS encoding tetratricopeptide repeat-containing sensor histidine kinase, whose amino-acid sequence MKKSRTHIILLYYILIPLITISYSSLLAVDDSSKFNIESLSGFSTIDKVKLLSDSAVKYIDSNFPKSIYFGELALSFVDDDTPDSLKINLYILLFRDNHMLGNYAKALEYLYAELKILEKDYNRNKLNIATCYVNIGETYRAANDYDNAIKYITVAIDIYSGINNDDSNKGLVSAYERMAAVYFELAVNKGNLDFIIKCKEFAFISIELADKYNLIQRKISNWNILGAAEMYDNKPEIALKYLRMALAESQSESEYNNRINIQSNIGGCYVILKEYEKAIEICEPAYNEAKERSITVYIKMSSKILYDSYSALKQYEKAFYYLSEFTIANEIIRNEERDRKISMIEQKYLNEIKDSEVKKERERYFILSAAGTVVILVILLGILLRNRVLNKINKQLKENSDLISEQKTKLEEVNASQNMFFSILSHDLRNPFNGILGFLNILKNDFDNLSINEKKQYIDYVNISANQVFKLIEKLLELSRLKDGRYQFKLENVNIREITEQVLQLQRTNTLNKKVSLVNNIAENIFIYADKVSVDTILRNLTDNAIKFTPAGGNVSLEAEVKDGNVVIYVKDSGVGMDINDMKNIFRLDKRIISKGTNDEKGTGLGLYVCKEMIERMNGNIKVESIIGKGSTFIVTLPKKV is encoded by the coding sequence GTGAAAAAATCCCGAACACATATTATTTTGTTATATTACATACTAATTCCCCTTATCACAATTAGTTATTCTTCTTTATTAGCCGTTGATGATAGTTCAAAATTTAACATTGAATCTCTTTCGGGATTTTCAACAATAGATAAAGTAAAACTGTTGTCAGATTCTGCTGTTAAATACATCGATTCCAATTTCCCTAAATCAATTTATTTTGGAGAACTTGCTCTATCTTTCGTTGATGACGATACTCCGGATTCCCTCAAAATTAATCTTTATATACTTTTGTTCAGAGATAATCACATGCTGGGAAATTATGCTAAAGCTCTTGAGTATCTATATGCCGAACTGAAAATACTGGAAAAAGATTACAATCGCAATAAGTTAAACATCGCAACTTGTTACGTAAATATCGGAGAAACTTACAGGGCTGCAAATGACTATGACAATGCGATAAAATACATAACCGTTGCTATAGACATTTATTCAGGTATTAACAACGATGATTCGAATAAAGGATTAGTAAGTGCATACGAAAGAATGGCTGCTGTATACTTTGAACTTGCGGTTAATAAAGGAAATCTTGATTTCATTATCAAGTGTAAAGAATTTGCATTTATTTCAATTGAACTCGCTGATAAGTACAATCTTATACAACGTAAAATTAGTAATTGGAATATTTTAGGTGCTGCTGAAATGTACGATAATAAACCTGAAATAGCTCTTAAATACCTTAGAATGGCTCTCGCTGAATCACAATCTGAATCTGAGTATAATAATAGAATTAACATTCAATCAAATATTGGTGGCTGTTACGTTATCCTTAAAGAATATGAAAAAGCAATTGAAATTTGTGAACCCGCTTACAATGAGGCCAAAGAAAGATCTATTACCGTTTATATCAAAATGTCAAGCAAGATTCTTTACGATTCTTATAGTGCACTTAAACAATACGAAAAAGCTTTTTATTACCTGTCTGAATTTACAATAGCAAATGAAATAATTAGAAATGAAGAGAGGGATAGAAAAATCTCTATGATTGAGCAAAAATATTTAAATGAGATCAAAGACAGCGAGGTAAAAAAAGAAAGGGAAAGATATTTTATTCTTTCTGCTGCTGGCACAGTAGTTATTTTGGTGATATTATTGGGTATCCTTTTGAGAAACAGAGTTCTAAACAAAATTAATAAGCAATTAAAGGAAAACAGCGATTTAATTTCTGAACAGAAAACAAAACTGGAAGAAGTGAACGCATCACAGAATATGTTTTTTTCTATTTTATCTCATGACCTTCGCAATCCTTTCAATGGCATACTTGGTTTCCTCAATATCTTGAAAAATGATTTTGATAATTTAAGTATTAATGAGAAGAAACAGTACATAGATTACGTTAACATTTCAGCTAATCAGGTATTCAAACTCATCGAAAAACTGCTCGAACTTTCCAGACTTAAAGACGGCAGATACCAGTTTAAACTGGAAAATGTGAATATCCGCGAAATAACAGAACAGGTTTTACAACTTCAAAGAACTAATACTCTGAATAAAAAGGTCTCACTTGTGAATAATATCGCTGAAAATATTTTTATATATGCAGATAAAGTATCTGTTGATACTATTCTTAGAAACCTTACAGATAATGCCATAAAATTTACTCCGGCAGGTGGAAATGTTTCATTGGAAGCTGAAGTAAAAGATGGGAATGTTGTTATTTATGTTAAAGATAGTGGTGTTGGTATGGACATCAATGATATGAAAAATATTTTTAGACTCGATAAGAGAATAATATCTAAAGGTACCAATGATGAAAAAGGAACTGGTCTCGGTCTTTATGTTTGTAAAGAAATGATTGAAAGAATGAACGGAAACATTAAAGTTGAAAGTATAATCGGAAAAGGTAGTACTTTTATAGTCACTTTACCTAAAAAAGTTTGA
- a CDS encoding diacylglycerol/polyprenol kinase family protein, which yields MNEKLDIKIELYRKLIHIFSTVIPVIYYFTSKEFILSLVGIGTVIMIALDILKAYTVTFEKLYKMFFHVILREDEKDYKRNLFTGGTYYAIGIFLALLLFPKEVAILSILIMIWCDTLAALIGKTFGKRRIVGEKTFEGSTAFTITGFILIFILQNVFPDYNFYKAGFITVLFAAIFEQLSILKINDNLSLPLFSGLVFIIINSII from the coding sequence TTGAACGAAAAACTTGATATAAAGATTGAACTGTATAGAAAGCTAATTCATATATTTTCAACTGTTATTCCTGTAATATATTATTTTACTTCTAAAGAATTCATTCTAAGTTTAGTTGGTATAGGCACTGTAATTATGATTGCTCTGGATATACTTAAGGCTTATACCGTAACGTTTGAGAAACTATACAAAATGTTCTTTCATGTTATACTAAGAGAAGATGAAAAAGATTACAAGAGAAACCTTTTCACCGGAGGAACATATTATGCAATAGGTATTTTTCTGGCTCTCTTGTTATTTCCTAAGGAAGTTGCTATACTATCAATATTGATTATGATTTGGTGCGATACCCTCGCTGCTTTGATTGGAAAGACTTTTGGAAAGAGAAGAATTGTGGGGGAGAAAACTTTTGAAGGCAGTACAGCATTTACAATAACAGGATTTATTTTGATTTTTATATTACAGAATGTTTTCCCGGATTACAATTTTTACAAAGCAGGTTTCATTACTGTTCTCTTTGCAGCAATATTCGAACAATTAAGTATTCTGAAAATAAATGACAATTTAAGTCTGCCACTTTTTTCAGGTTTAGTTTTTATAATTATAAATAGTATTATCTAA
- the hpt gene encoding hypoxanthine phosphoribosyltransferase has product MEKTKLHIYITPSQISKRVKQLAADINKDYEHKIPIFIGVLNGAFLFMSDLIREIKVNCEIDFLKLSSYGDSKISSGQVKTLKELNCELKGRDVIIVEDIIDSGLSMDFILKTIKSQKPESVRIASLLIKKGTPKFNFKIDYLGFEIENKFVVGYGLDFAQKYRNLKGIYVL; this is encoded by the coding sequence ATGGAAAAAACTAAACTTCATATTTATATTACTCCAAGTCAGATTTCTAAAAGAGTTAAGCAGCTCGCTGCTGACATTAATAAAGATTATGAACATAAGATCCCTATTTTTATCGGAGTCCTTAACGGAGCTTTCCTCTTTATGTCTGATTTGATTAGAGAAATTAAAGTTAACTGCGAAATTGATTTTCTAAAACTTTCAAGCTATGGCGACAGTAAAATTTCTTCAGGTCAGGTGAAAACTCTGAAAGAGCTCAATTGCGAACTTAAAGGCAGAGATGTCATTATCGTAGAAGACATAATAGATTCAGGACTTTCTATGGATTTTATTCTTAAAACTATTAAATCTCAAAAACCCGAATCAGTAAGAATTGCGAGTCTGTTAATTAAAAAGGGTACCCCAAAATTTAACTTCAAAATCGATTATCTCGGTTTTGAAATTGAGAATAAATTTGTAGTTGGTTATGGACTAGATTTTGCCCAGAAATACAGGAATTTAAAAGGAATTTATGTGTTATAA